From Cricetulus griseus strain 17A/GY chromosome 1 unlocalized genomic scaffold, alternate assembly CriGri-PICRH-1.0 chr1_0, whole genome shotgun sequence, a single genomic window includes:
- the Fgd2 gene encoding FYVE, RhoGEF and PH domain-containing protein 2 isoform X2 yields the protein MKVACKQQASVCNLVAVFENSRTLGTTPGPHSADEQPQSPERKLPLSPGPWEAPPVEEAMKPEFRPVSRTYLSSLKNKLSSGAWRKSYQPGASPGPETQEPEEKRVVWELLETEQAYVARLHLLDQVFFQELLKEAGRSKAFPEEVVRLIFSNISSIYCFHAQFFLPELQRRVDDWTATPRIGDVIQKLAPFLKMYSEYVKNFERAAELLATWMDKSQPFQEIVTRIQRSEASGSLTLQHHMLEPVQRIPRYELLLKEYVQKLPAQAPDRADAQRALDMIFSAAQHSNAAIAEMERLQGLWEVYQRLGLEDDIVDPSNTLLREGPVLKISFRRSDPMERYLFLFNNMLLYCVPRVLQVGAQFQVRTRIDVAGMKVRELTDAEFPHSFLVSGKQRTLELQARSREEMISWVQACQAAIDQVEKRSETFKAAVQGPQGDAQESKPQAEELGIRAPQWVRDKMVTMCMRCQEPFNALTRRRHHCRACGYVVCGKCSDYRAELKYDSNRPNRVCLACYTFLTGNVLPDSKEDKRKGILEKESLAGPDQSLMCSFLQLLGDKWSRSGPRGWCVIPRDDPLVLYVYAAPQDIKAHTSIPLLGYQVIAGPQGDPRVFQLHQSGQMYTFKAESEELQGRWVRAIKRAANGWTPEEPDEEDMSD from the exons ATGAAGGTGGCTTGT aagcagcaggccTCAGTGTGCAACCTGGTGGCTGTGTTCGAGAACAGCAG GACCCTGGGAACAACGCCTGGACCCCATAGTGCTGATGAACAGCCTCAGAGTCCTGAACGCAAGCTGCCCCTGTCCCCAGGGCCTTGGGAAGCACCTCCTGTTGAGGAGGCCATGAAGCCTGAGTTCCGCCCAGTCAGCAGGACATATTTGAGCTCCCTCAAAAACAAGCTATCAAGTGGGGCTTGGAGAAAATCCTACCAGCCTGGGGCCAGCCCAGGGCCAGAGACACAG gAACCTGAGGAGAAAAGGGTCGTGTGGGAGCTTCTGGAGACAGAGCAGGCCTACGTGGCTCGCCTGCACCTGCTTGACCAG GTGTTCTTCCAGGAGCTGCTGAAGGAGGCAGGGCGCAGCAAGGCCTTCCCTGAGGAGGTGGTGAGGCTCATCTTCTCCAACATCTCCTCCATCTATTGCTTCCAtgcacagttcttcctcccagagCTGCAGCGGCGTGTAGATGACTG GACAGCCACACCCCGCATTGGGGATGTGATCCAGAAACTGGCCCCGTTCCTGAAGATGTACAGTGAGTATGTGAAGAACTTTGAACGGGCAGCAGAGCTGCTGGCCACCTGGATGGACAAGTCTCAGCCCTTCCAGGAGATCGTCACCCGCATCCAG CGCAGCGAGGCCTCGGGCAGCCTGACTCTGCAACATCACATGCTGGAGCCAGTGCAAAGAATCCCACGGTACGAACTGCTGCTCAAGGAGTACGTGCAGAAGCTGCCAGCCCAGGCCCCAGACCGTGCGGACGCACAGA GAGCTCTAGACATGATCTTCTCAGCGGCACAGCACTCCAATGCAGCCATTGCAGAGATG GAGCGGCTGCAGGGCCTGTGGGAGGTATACCAGCGCCTGGGCCTGGAGGATGACATTGTGGACCCCTCCAACACCCTGCTCCGAGAGGGCCCTGTCCTCAAGATCTCTTTCCGCCGCAGTGACCCAATGGAGCGCTACCTGTTTTTG TTCAACAACATGCTGCTGTACTGTGTGCCCCGAGTCCTCCAAGTGGGCGCCCAGTTCCAGGTGCGGACCCGCATAGACGTGGCTGGCATGAAG GTCCGGGAGCTGACTGACGCTGAATTCCCACACTCCTTCCTGGTGTCTGGAAAACAGCGTACACTGGAGCTGCAGGCCCG GTCCAGAGAGGAAATGATCTCCTGGGTGCAG GCTTGCCAGGCAGCTATTGACCAAGTTGAGAAGCGGAGTGAAACCTTCAAGGCTGCTGTCCAGGGACCTCAGGGGGACGCACAGGAGTCCAAG CCACAGGCGGAGGAACTGGGCATCCGAGCCCCTCAGTGGGTTCGAGACAAGATGGTGACCATGTGCATGCGCTGCCAGGAGCCCTTCAATGCCCTGACGCGTCGGCGCCACCACTGCCGAGCTTGTGGCTAC GTGGTCTGTGGCAAGTGCTCTGACTACCGAGCAGAGCTGAAGTATGACAGCAACAGGCCCAACCGTGTCTGCCTGGCCTGCTACACGTTTCTCACTGGAAACGTGCTCCCTGACAGCAAGGAGGACAAGAGGAAAGGCATCTTGGAG AAAGAATCCTTGGCAGGGCCTGACCAGAGTCTGATGTGCAGCTTCCTGCAGCTCCTGGGAGACAAGTGGAGCAGAAGCGGTCCCCGGGGCTGGTGCGTGATCCCTCGGGATGACCCCCTCGTGCTGTACGTCTATGCAGCCCCCCAG GACATAAAGGCTCACACCTCCATCCCCCTGCTGGGCTACCAGGTGATTGCAGGACCCCAGGGGGACCCCCGGGTTTTCCAGCTGCACCAGTCAGGCCAGATGTATACCTTCAAAGCAGAGTCTGAGGAGCTGCAGGGCCGTTGGGTGAGGGCTATCAAGCGTGCAGCCAATGGCTGGACACCCGAGGAACCCGACGAAGAAGACATGTCTGACTGA
- the Fgd2 gene encoding FYVE, RhoGEF and PH domain-containing protein 2 isoform X1, which yields MEDTSEEKQQASVCNLVAVFENSRTLGTTPGPHSADEQPQSPERKLPLSPGPWEAPPVEEAMKPEFRPVSRTYLSSLKNKLSSGAWRKSYQPGASPGPETQEPEEKRVVWELLETEQAYVARLHLLDQVFFQELLKEAGRSKAFPEEVVRLIFSNISSIYCFHAQFFLPELQRRVDDWTATPRIGDVIQKLAPFLKMYSEYVKNFERAAELLATWMDKSQPFQEIVTRIQRSEASGSLTLQHHMLEPVQRIPRYELLLKEYVQKLPAQAPDRADAQRALDMIFSAAQHSNAAIAEMERLQGLWEVYQRLGLEDDIVDPSNTLLREGPVLKISFRRSDPMERYLFLFNNMLLYCVPRVLQVGAQFQVRTRIDVAGMKVRELTDAEFPHSFLVSGKQRTLELQARSREEMISWVQACQAAIDQVEKRSETFKAAVQGPQGDAQESKPQAEELGIRAPQWVRDKMVTMCMRCQEPFNALTRRRHHCRACGYVVCGKCSDYRAELKYDSNRPNRVCLACYTFLTGNVLPDSKEDKRKGILEKESLAGPDQSLMCSFLQLLGDKWSRSGPRGWCVIPRDDPLVLYVYAAPQDIKAHTSIPLLGYQVIAGPQGDPRVFQLHQSGQMYTFKAESEELQGRWVRAIKRAANGWTPEEPDEEDMSD from the exons ATGGAGGATACCagtgaggagaagcagcaggccTCAGTGTGCAACCTGGTGGCTGTGTTCGAGAACAGCAG GACCCTGGGAACAACGCCTGGACCCCATAGTGCTGATGAACAGCCTCAGAGTCCTGAACGCAAGCTGCCCCTGTCCCCAGGGCCTTGGGAAGCACCTCCTGTTGAGGAGGCCATGAAGCCTGAGTTCCGCCCAGTCAGCAGGACATATTTGAGCTCCCTCAAAAACAAGCTATCAAGTGGGGCTTGGAGAAAATCCTACCAGCCTGGGGCCAGCCCAGGGCCAGAGACACAG gAACCTGAGGAGAAAAGGGTCGTGTGGGAGCTTCTGGAGACAGAGCAGGCCTACGTGGCTCGCCTGCACCTGCTTGACCAG GTGTTCTTCCAGGAGCTGCTGAAGGAGGCAGGGCGCAGCAAGGCCTTCCCTGAGGAGGTGGTGAGGCTCATCTTCTCCAACATCTCCTCCATCTATTGCTTCCAtgcacagttcttcctcccagagCTGCAGCGGCGTGTAGATGACTG GACAGCCACACCCCGCATTGGGGATGTGATCCAGAAACTGGCCCCGTTCCTGAAGATGTACAGTGAGTATGTGAAGAACTTTGAACGGGCAGCAGAGCTGCTGGCCACCTGGATGGACAAGTCTCAGCCCTTCCAGGAGATCGTCACCCGCATCCAG CGCAGCGAGGCCTCGGGCAGCCTGACTCTGCAACATCACATGCTGGAGCCAGTGCAAAGAATCCCACGGTACGAACTGCTGCTCAAGGAGTACGTGCAGAAGCTGCCAGCCCAGGCCCCAGACCGTGCGGACGCACAGA GAGCTCTAGACATGATCTTCTCAGCGGCACAGCACTCCAATGCAGCCATTGCAGAGATG GAGCGGCTGCAGGGCCTGTGGGAGGTATACCAGCGCCTGGGCCTGGAGGATGACATTGTGGACCCCTCCAACACCCTGCTCCGAGAGGGCCCTGTCCTCAAGATCTCTTTCCGCCGCAGTGACCCAATGGAGCGCTACCTGTTTTTG TTCAACAACATGCTGCTGTACTGTGTGCCCCGAGTCCTCCAAGTGGGCGCCCAGTTCCAGGTGCGGACCCGCATAGACGTGGCTGGCATGAAG GTCCGGGAGCTGACTGACGCTGAATTCCCACACTCCTTCCTGGTGTCTGGAAAACAGCGTACACTGGAGCTGCAGGCCCG GTCCAGAGAGGAAATGATCTCCTGGGTGCAG GCTTGCCAGGCAGCTATTGACCAAGTTGAGAAGCGGAGTGAAACCTTCAAGGCTGCTGTCCAGGGACCTCAGGGGGACGCACAGGAGTCCAAG CCACAGGCGGAGGAACTGGGCATCCGAGCCCCTCAGTGGGTTCGAGACAAGATGGTGACCATGTGCATGCGCTGCCAGGAGCCCTTCAATGCCCTGACGCGTCGGCGCCACCACTGCCGAGCTTGTGGCTAC GTGGTCTGTGGCAAGTGCTCTGACTACCGAGCAGAGCTGAAGTATGACAGCAACAGGCCCAACCGTGTCTGCCTGGCCTGCTACACGTTTCTCACTGGAAACGTGCTCCCTGACAGCAAGGAGGACAAGAGGAAAGGCATCTTGGAG AAAGAATCCTTGGCAGGGCCTGACCAGAGTCTGATGTGCAGCTTCCTGCAGCTCCTGGGAGACAAGTGGAGCAGAAGCGGTCCCCGGGGCTGGTGCGTGATCCCTCGGGATGACCCCCTCGTGCTGTACGTCTATGCAGCCCCCCAG GACATAAAGGCTCACACCTCCATCCCCCTGCTGGGCTACCAGGTGATTGCAGGACCCCAGGGGGACCCCCGGGTTTTCCAGCTGCACCAGTCAGGCCAGATGTATACCTTCAAAGCAGAGTCTGAGGAGCTGCAGGGCCGTTGGGTGAGGGCTATCAAGCGTGCAGCCAATGGCTGGACACCCGAGGAACCCGACGAAGAAGACATGTCTGACTGA